One genomic region from Stutzerimonas decontaminans encodes:
- a CDS encoding DUF3094 family protein gives MPSRLNPEDQQRVDEYLRAPQHQVERQPFRPWILLLIVLIVVIGLGLLSRLLSRLVL, from the coding sequence ATGCCCAGCCGCCTGAACCCCGAAGACCAGCAGCGCGTCGACGAATACCTCCGCGCACCGCAGCACCAGGTCGAACGCCAGCCGTTCCGCCCGTGGATTCTGCTGCTGATCGTACTGATCGTGGTAATCGGGCTAGGGCTGCTGAGCCGCCTCTTGAGCCGCCTGGTGCTTTGA
- a CDS encoding DUF1631 domain-containing protein — translation MRTDAKVVHLNKAAPEQKPSSAAGRLPVALISVRDKAAQQLRQALQSLFDNADDSLFEIADRATSNAEQNAFFEAMRDLRMKRRNIERGFLQQLFEAFAKLNQYEIGKPPALDTVSFDSLSLVQNDELEESVAIDTMVAKVMTRAAQPLAHLTTRMNALISKKLDDKSNPLGPHALCDYFIETSSSLGVEIKVKLIIFKLFEKYVLGDIDQLYAEANQTLVAAGILPELHSTPPRRQQRQGAPAASNAPSAPLGQASHADEGLQEAAFSALHSLLSELRGSSVLPARNVPSDAIPISSSDLLRLLSHMQARAPQTVDDFDLQDQLGNLLSRVSAKTGKSRVVGEIDDDVINLVAMLFEFILDDRTLPDSLKALIGRLQIPLLKVAVLDKTFFSRGSHPARRLLNEIASAAMGWGDQDEAQRDSLYQKIEQIVARLLNDFTDDPAIFSELLADFLAFMGDERRRSELLEQRTRDAEEGRAKAEIARQEVEHALNQRLLGKTLPEVVVRLLQEAWSKVLLLTCLKHGTQSEEWQAALDTMDDLVWSVTPHEDEESRARLLELVPSLLKALREGLVSAAFDPFSTGDFFTQLEALHVQTLQRFQQPQNIPDEAATDDDNQPEPAASAAAAKPAMVEVVDEIVLLAPGESRDQEPEISLPDNDDALIQVDNLRVGSWVEFQEDEEHKLRCKLAAVIKPTGKYIFVNRTGMKVLEKTRMGLASEFQRGAIRLLNDTLLFDRALESVIGNLRKLKNT, via the coding sequence ATGCGAACCGATGCGAAAGTGGTGCACCTGAACAAGGCTGCCCCTGAGCAAAAGCCTTCCTCGGCGGCAGGCCGCCTGCCCGTGGCGCTCATCAGCGTGCGCGACAAGGCTGCTCAGCAACTCCGCCAGGCTTTGCAGTCGTTGTTCGACAATGCCGATGACTCGCTTTTCGAGATCGCCGACCGCGCGACCAGCAATGCCGAACAGAACGCTTTCTTCGAAGCCATGCGCGACTTGCGCATGAAGCGCCGCAACATCGAGCGCGGCTTTCTGCAACAGCTGTTCGAAGCCTTTGCCAAGCTGAATCAGTACGAGATCGGCAAGCCGCCAGCCCTTGACACTGTCTCCTTTGACAGCCTGTCGCTGGTGCAGAACGACGAACTGGAAGAATCGGTCGCCATCGACACCATGGTTGCCAAGGTCATGACCCGGGCCGCGCAACCACTGGCACACCTGACCACGCGTATGAACGCACTTATCAGCAAGAAGCTCGACGATAAGAGCAATCCGCTGGGTCCACATGCGCTCTGTGACTACTTCATCGAAACCAGCAGCAGCCTGGGTGTGGAGATCAAGGTCAAGCTGATCATCTTCAAGCTCTTCGAAAAGTACGTGCTCGGGGATATCGACCAGCTATACGCCGAGGCCAACCAGACCCTGGTCGCCGCCGGCATCCTGCCGGAGCTGCACTCCACCCCGCCACGCCGCCAGCAACGGCAAGGCGCGCCAGCCGCCAGCAACGCACCATCAGCCCCACTTGGCCAAGCAAGCCATGCGGATGAGGGACTGCAGGAAGCCGCCTTCAGCGCACTGCACAGCCTGCTTTCCGAGCTCCGCGGCAGCAGCGTACTGCCAGCTCGCAACGTACCCAGCGACGCCATACCGATCTCCAGCAGTGACCTGCTTCGGCTGTTGTCGCATATGCAGGCGCGCGCGCCTCAGACCGTCGACGACTTTGACCTCCAGGACCAGCTCGGCAACCTGCTGAGCCGGGTCAGCGCCAAAACCGGCAAGTCTCGCGTGGTTGGCGAGATCGATGACGACGTGATCAACCTCGTCGCCATGCTGTTTGAATTCATTCTTGACGATCGCACCTTGCCGGACTCGCTGAAAGCGCTGATCGGCCGCCTGCAGATTCCACTGCTCAAGGTTGCGGTGCTGGACAAAACCTTCTTCAGTCGCGGCAGCCACCCGGCACGCCGCCTGCTAAACGAAATCGCTTCTGCAGCGATGGGCTGGGGCGATCAGGACGAAGCGCAGCGCGACAGCCTGTACCAGAAGATCGAGCAAATCGTCGCGCGACTGCTCAACGACTTCACCGACGATCCAGCCATTTTCTCCGAGCTGCTGGCTGATTTTCTCGCATTCATGGGCGATGAGCGCCGCCGCAGCGAGCTGCTGGAGCAGCGCACCCGCGATGCCGAAGAAGGCCGCGCCAAGGCCGAAATTGCCCGCCAGGAAGTGGAGCACGCGCTGAACCAGCGCCTGCTCGGCAAAACGCTACCGGAAGTCGTGGTTCGCCTGCTGCAGGAAGCCTGGAGCAAGGTATTACTGCTTACCTGCTTGAAACACGGCACCCAGTCCGAGGAATGGCAGGCCGCCCTCGACACCATGGACGACTTGGTCTGGAGCGTTACGCCCCATGAAGACGAAGAGTCGCGCGCGCGACTGCTGGAGCTAGTGCCCAGCCTGCTCAAGGCTCTACGCGAAGGACTGGTTAGCGCTGCATTCGACCCCTTCTCCACCGGCGACTTCTTTACCCAGCTCGAAGCGCTTCACGTTCAGACCCTGCAGCGCTTCCAGCAACCGCAGAACATTCCTGACGAAGCCGCAACGGACGACGACAACCAGCCGGAGCCAGCCGCATCTGCGGCCGCAGCCAAACCGGCGATGGTCGAAGTAGTCGACGAGATCGTTCTCCTTGCACCGGGCGAAAGCCGCGACCAGGAACCCGAAATCAGCCTGCCTGATAACGACGACGCCCTGATTCAGGTCGATAACCTGCGAGTAGGTAGCTGGGTGGAGTTCCAGGAGGACGAAGAGCACAAGTTGCGCTGCAAGCTGGCAGCAGTGATCAAGCCCACCGGCAAGTACATCTTCGTCAACCGCACCGGCATGAAGGTCTTGGAAAAGACTCGTATGGGCCTGGCCAGCGAGTTCCAGCGCGGCGCCATTCGATTACTCAACGACACCCTGCTGTTCGATCGCGCACTGGAGTCGGTAATCGGCAACCTGCGCAAGCTGAAGAACACCTAA
- the nadC gene encoding carboxylating nicotinate-nucleotide diphosphorylase, whose product MPNLTLADLSAEIEANVRRALIEDVGSGDITAQLIPAERLAHASVITREVAVISGTAWVDAVFRQVDPRVAVHWQVADGERVDADRVLFHLEGPARALLTGERSALNFLQMLSGVATRCRRYADMVEGTGVRLLDTRKTIPGLRLAQKYAVTCGGCHNHRIGLYDAFLIKENHIAACGGIAEAVAAAHRIAPGKPVEVEVESLDELEQALRAGADIVMLDELSLDDMRTAVAINGGRAKLEASGGISDETLRSVAETGVDYISIGALTKHVRAVDLSMRLRQ is encoded by the coding sequence ATGCCGAATCTAACCCTTGCCGATCTGTCTGCCGAAATCGAGGCGAACGTACGCCGAGCACTAATTGAGGATGTTGGCAGCGGTGATATCACCGCGCAGCTGATCCCCGCCGAGCGGCTGGCGCATGCGTCGGTCATAACCCGTGAGGTAGCCGTGATTAGTGGCACTGCCTGGGTCGATGCCGTCTTTCGCCAGGTCGACCCGCGGGTGGCGGTCCATTGGCAGGTCGCCGATGGCGAAAGGGTCGATGCCGATCGGGTTTTGTTTCACCTCGAGGGACCTGCACGTGCACTGCTCACCGGTGAGCGCAGCGCGCTGAACTTTCTACAGATGCTTTCCGGGGTGGCAACGCGCTGCCGTCGCTACGCGGACATGGTCGAGGGCACCGGCGTGCGCTTGCTCGACACGCGCAAGACGATTCCCGGGCTGCGTCTGGCGCAGAAGTATGCTGTCACCTGCGGCGGCTGCCATAACCATCGAATCGGTCTTTACGACGCCTTCCTGATCAAGGAGAACCACATCGCGGCCTGCGGCGGCATCGCAGAAGCAGTCGCCGCGGCGCATCGCATTGCGCCTGGCAAGCCTGTGGAAGTCGAGGTGGAGAGTCTGGACGAGCTTGAGCAGGCGCTCAGGGCAGGCGCCGATATCGTCATGCTGGACGAGCTCAGTCTGGACGATATGCGCACCGCAGTAGCGATTAATGGCGGGCGCGCCAAACTGGAGGCGTCAGGTGGGATCAGCGACGAAACCCTGCGTAGCGTGGCGGAAACGGGGGTGGATTACATCTCCATCGGCGCGCTGACCAAGCATGTGCGGGCGGTGGATCTGTCGATGCGTTTGCGGCAGTAA
- a CDS encoding YhcB family protein, with amino-acid sequence MEQTLATWLLPIVGLIAGVAIGYLVARSSAPNRTQRQVDDLQERFDTYQSEVVTHFNTTASLLRKLTNNYQDIQDHLSDGANRLALDEQTRQRLMAALHSEENHGTRGRLSSPTFTEPPKDYAPKGDDTPGTLHENFGLKSRH; translated from the coding sequence GTGGAACAGACCCTCGCGACCTGGTTGCTCCCGATCGTCGGCCTGATCGCCGGCGTCGCCATCGGTTATCTGGTGGCACGCAGCAGCGCACCCAACCGCACACAGCGTCAGGTCGATGACCTGCAAGAGCGTTTCGACACCTATCAGAGTGAAGTGGTTACCCACTTCAACACCACCGCCAGCCTGCTGCGCAAACTGACCAACAACTATCAGGACATCCAGGATCACCTGTCTGACGGCGCCAACCGCCTCGCCCTCGACGAACAGACCCGTCAACGCCTGATGGCGGCACTGCACAGCGAAGAAAACCATGGCACTCGGGGGCGTCTCTCGTCGCCTACCTTCACCGAGCCGCCGAAGGACTATGCGCCCAAGGGCGACGACACCCCCGGCACCCTGCACGAGAATTTCGGTCTGAAAAGCCGCCACTGA
- a CDS encoding alpha/beta hydrolase, whose product MLKRETPLTLDAPCGALEALYFDQPQPAGLALICHPNPVKGGTMLNKVVSTLQRTARDAGYSTLRFNYRGVGGSAGAHDMVEGEVDDAEAALRWLREQNPELPLTLLGFSFGGFVAGNLAGRLNAEGVAVERLMMVAPAVSRLAELSLAEDCRLTIIQPEQDEVIDAESVYAFSAQLQHPHELLKVAECGHFFHGKLVELKELVAPRL is encoded by the coding sequence TTGTTGAAACGCGAAACCCCCCTCACGCTTGATGCCCCTTGCGGGGCGCTTGAAGCGCTGTACTTCGATCAACCTCAGCCGGCTGGGCTGGCGCTGATCTGCCATCCGAACCCGGTCAAGGGCGGCACCATGCTGAATAAGGTGGTTTCGACCCTGCAGCGTACCGCGCGGGATGCTGGCTACAGCACGCTGCGCTTCAATTATCGCGGCGTCGGCGGCAGTGCCGGTGCGCACGATATGGTCGAGGGCGAGGTGGATGATGCCGAGGCTGCGCTGCGCTGGCTGCGCGAGCAGAACCCGGAGCTGCCGCTGACGCTGCTGGGGTTCTCCTTCGGTGGTTTTGTCGCCGGCAATCTGGCCGGGCGGTTGAACGCCGAGGGCGTAGCGGTAGAACGGCTGATGATGGTGGCGCCGGCGGTTTCGCGCCTTGCCGAGCTGTCGCTGGCTGAGGATTGTCGGCTGACGATCATTCAGCCGGAGCAGGATGAGGTCATCGATGCTGAGTCGGTTTACGCCTTTTCCGCACAGCTACAGCACCCCCATGAGCTGCTGAAAGTGGCAGAATGCGGCCACTTTTTTCACGGCAAACTGGTGGAACTGAAGGAGCTGGTTGCTCCGCGTCTTTGA
- a CDS encoding tryptophan--tRNA ligase: MTTRILTGITTTGTPHLGNYAGAIRPAILASRDAAADSFYFLADYHALIKCDDPLRIQRSRLEIAATWLACGLDAERVTFYRQSDVPEIPELTWLLTCVTAKGLLNRAHAYKASVDKNVENGEDPDAGVTMGLYSYPVLMAADILMFNAHKVPVGRDQIQHVEMARDIAQRFNHLFGNGREFFTLPEAVIEEGVATLPGLDGRKMSKSYDNTIPLFGSAKELKAAVARIVTDSRLPGEPKDPDNSHLFTLYQAFATAQQQSDFRQQLLDGLAWGDAKQRLFELLDNELGEARELYHQLITKPAELEDILQAGAAKARRIATPFLGELREAVGLRNFRSEVKSAAPAKKKSSKVARFASFREADGAFRFRFFAPDGEELLLSRPLSNPKAIGSLTQRLIAGGPDALELREDEGDQFTLWLDDECIADSPHFESAEALDAAMLRVREALATLVG, translated from the coding sequence ATGACTACCCGCATCCTGACCGGTATCACCACCACCGGCACGCCGCACCTGGGCAACTACGCCGGCGCGATCCGCCCGGCAATCCTGGCCAGCCGCGACGCGGCCGCCGACTCCTTCTATTTCCTGGCTGACTACCACGCGCTGATCAAGTGCGACGACCCGCTGCGCATCCAGCGCTCGCGCCTGGAAATCGCCGCGACCTGGCTGGCCTGCGGCCTGGATGCCGAGCGGGTGACCTTTTATCGTCAGTCCGATGTCCCGGAAATCCCCGAGCTGACCTGGCTGCTGACCTGCGTAACGGCCAAAGGGCTGCTCAACCGCGCCCATGCCTACAAGGCCTCGGTGGACAAGAACGTCGAGAACGGCGAGGACCCGGACGCCGGCGTGACCATGGGTCTGTACAGCTACCCGGTGCTGATGGCGGCGGACATCTTGATGTTCAATGCGCACAAGGTGCCGGTTGGCCGCGACCAGATCCAGCATGTGGAAATGGCCCGCGATATCGCCCAGCGCTTCAATCACCTGTTCGGCAACGGCCGCGAGTTCTTCACCCTGCCCGAAGCGGTGATCGAAGAGGGTGTCGCCACGCTGCCGGGGCTCGACGGGCGCAAGATGTCCAAGAGCTACGACAACACCATTCCGCTGTTCGGCAGCGCCAAGGAGCTCAAGGCAGCGGTCGCGCGCATCGTCACCGACTCGCGCCTGCCGGGCGAGCCGAAGGACCCGGACAACTCCCACCTGTTCACCCTTTATCAGGCCTTCGCCACCGCGCAGCAGCAGTCCGATTTCCGCCAGCAATTGCTCGACGGGCTGGCTTGGGGTGATGCCAAGCAGCGCCTGTTCGAATTGCTCGACAACGAGCTGGGCGAGGCGCGCGAGCTGTATCACCAACTGATCACCAAGCCGGCCGAACTGGAGGACATCCTCCAGGCGGGCGCCGCCAAGGCGCGCCGGATTGCTACCCCGTTCCTCGGCGAGCTGCGCGAGGCCGTCGGCCTGCGCAACTTCCGCAGCGAAGTGAAAAGCGCAGCGCCAGCCAAGAAGAAGTCCAGCAAGGTGGCGCGCTTCGCCAGCTTCCGCGAGGCCGATGGTGCCTTCCGCTTCCGTTTCTTCGCGCCGGATGGCGAGGAGCTGCTGCTGTCCCGCCCGCTCAGCAACCCGAAGGCGATCGGTAGCCTGACTCAAAGGCTGATCGCCGGCGGGCCGGACGCGCTGGAACTTCGCGAGGACGAAGGTGATCAATTCACCCTGTGGCTGGACGACGAATGCATCGCCGACAGTCCGCACTTCGAGAGCGCCGAAGCGCTCGACGCGGCCATGCTGCGGGTACGCGAGGCGCTGGCCACGCTCGTTGGCTGA
- the zapE gene encoding cell division protein ZapE: protein MTPLERYQADLKRPDFFHDAAQENAVRHLQRLYDDLVADDRSKSGLLGKLFGKKQQEPIKGIYFWGGVGRGKTYLVDTFFDALPFKQKTRTHFHRFMKRVHEEMKTLKGEKNPLTIIGKRFADESRVICFDEFFVSDITDAMILATLLEELFKNGVSLVATSNIVPDGLYKDGLQRARFLPAIELLKKHTEIVNVDSGIDYRLRALEQAELFHFPLDAEAEQSLERSFKSLLPENCRVVDKDVLMVENREIRAVKTGNDVAWFEFRELCDGPRSQNDYIELGKIFGAILLANVEQMNVTKDDMARRFINLVDEFYDRNVKLIISAEVELKDLYTGGRLEFEFQRTLSRLLEMQSHEYLARPHKP from the coding sequence ATGACCCCTCTTGAGCGCTATCAGGCCGACCTGAAACGTCCTGACTTCTTCCACGATGCCGCCCAGGAAAACGCGGTGCGTCACCTGCAGCGTCTGTACGACGATCTGGTGGCCGACGATCGCAGCAAGAGCGGCTTGCTCGGCAAGCTGTTCGGCAAGAAACAGCAGGAGCCGATCAAGGGCATCTACTTCTGGGGCGGCGTTGGCCGCGGCAAGACCTACCTGGTCGATACCTTCTTCGACGCGTTGCCGTTCAAGCAGAAGACGCGTACGCACTTTCACCGCTTCATGAAGCGCGTGCACGAGGAAATGAAAACCCTCAAGGGCGAGAAGAACCCGCTGACCATCATCGGCAAGCGCTTCGCCGACGAGTCGCGGGTGATCTGTTTCGACGAATTCTTCGTCTCCGATATCACCGACGCGATGATTCTCGCCACCCTGCTCGAGGAGCTGTTCAAGAACGGCGTGAGCCTGGTGGCGACCTCCAACATCGTGCCGGACGGTCTGTACAAGGACGGTCTGCAGCGTGCGCGTTTCCTGCCAGCGATCGAGCTGCTGAAGAAGCACACCGAGATCGTCAACGTCGACAGCGGCATCGACTATCGCCTGCGTGCGCTGGAGCAGGCCGAGCTGTTCCACTTCCCCCTCGATGCCGAGGCCGAGCAGAGCCTGGAGCGCAGCTTCAAGAGCCTGCTGCCGGAAAACTGCCGGGTCGTCGACAAGGACGTGCTGATGGTCGAGAACCGCGAGATTCGCGCGGTGAAGACTGGCAACGATGTGGCCTGGTTCGAGTTCCGCGAGCTGTGCGACGGGCCGCGCAGCCAGAACGACTACATCGAGCTGGGCAAGATCTTCGGTGCCATCCTGCTGGCCAACGTCGAGCAGATGAATGTCACCAAGGACGACATGGCGCGCCGCTTCATCAACCTGGTGGACGAGTTCTACGACCGCAACGTCAAGCTCATCATCTCTGCCGAGGTCGAGCTCAAGGACCTCTATACCGGCGGCCGTCTGGAGTTCGAATTCCAGCGCACCCTGAGTCGCCTGCTGGAGATGCAGTCCCACGAGTACCTGGCGCGCCCGCACAAGCCCTGA
- a CDS encoding GlxA family transcriptional regulator, with translation MPNLASIRHVSILATEGVFASTLMQAKDFFHMASLRYGKQLGLDLHPAFETRLVSPDGRAVNTFSGTAIAVDSLLDDADMVILPAFWGDFDALCAQYPEVAPWLRERHAAGSVICGEATGVFWMAQAGLLEGREATTHWRFANDFAERFPGVHFSADKHLTDSDNLYCAGGTTSACDLYMYLVERFCGAHVAQGMARDVLFELQRSYSPGRLGFGGQKLHLDTRILQIQEWLEANFAEKFRFEDVARQHGMSIRNFMRRFQAATGDKPLHYLQRLRIETAKSLLATTGKSIKTISYEVGYDDASFFARLFRQHTELSPNHYRQKYRPES, from the coding sequence ATGCCCAACCTCGCCTCGATCAGACACGTCAGCATACTGGCCACGGAAGGAGTGTTCGCCTCGACGCTCATGCAGGCCAAGGACTTTTTTCACATGGCCAGCCTGCGCTATGGCAAGCAGCTCGGTCTGGACTTGCACCCCGCATTCGAAACCCGCCTGGTCAGCCCCGACGGCCGAGCAGTAAACACCTTCAGCGGTACCGCCATAGCGGTGGATAGCCTGCTGGACGATGCCGATATGGTGATCCTGCCGGCATTCTGGGGCGATTTCGATGCCCTCTGCGCGCAGTATCCGGAAGTCGCGCCGTGGTTGCGCGAGCGGCACGCTGCCGGCAGCGTCATCTGCGGCGAAGCCACCGGCGTCTTCTGGATGGCTCAGGCTGGTTTGCTGGAAGGCCGCGAGGCAACCACCCACTGGCGTTTTGCCAACGACTTCGCCGAGCGCTTTCCCGGCGTGCACTTCAGCGCCGACAAGCACCTCACCGACAGCGACAACCTCTACTGCGCAGGCGGCACTACCTCGGCCTGCGACCTGTACATGTATCTGGTAGAGCGCTTTTGCGGCGCGCATGTGGCGCAGGGCATGGCCCGCGATGTGCTATTCGAACTGCAACGCAGCTACAGCCCGGGGCGTCTGGGTTTCGGCGGGCAGAAGCTGCATCTGGATACGCGAATTCTGCAGATTCAGGAGTGGCTGGAAGCGAACTTCGCCGAAAAATTCCGCTTCGAGGATGTGGCGCGCCAGCATGGCATGAGCATCCGCAACTTCATGCGGCGCTTCCAGGCCGCCACAGGCGACAAGCCGCTGCACTATCTGCAGCGACTGCGGATCGAGACGGCCAAGAGCCTGCTCGCCACCACCGGTAAGAGCATCAAGACGATCAGTTATGAAGTGGGCTACGACGATGCCAGCTTCTTCGCCCGTCTGTTCCGCCAGCACACCGAGCTATCACCCAATCACTACCGGCAGAAATACCGGCCGGAATCGTAG
- the nfi gene encoding deoxyribonuclease V (cleaves DNA at apurinic or apyrimidinic sites), with product MSEPNPYPAVPFGDWDGSPAAARAMQQTLASQVRLQDDFPPLRLIAGVDVGFEEGGSITRAAAVLLDADTLELVGSSLARIPTNMPYIPGLLSFRELPAVLQALAELPAVPDLIFSDGHGIAHPRRLGIAAHLGVVTGLPTIGVAKKLLTGEHDELDLMRGAQVELRDKKTGEMIGYVLRSKDKVRPLIISPGNRVSIATAPELVKRYLTRYRLPEPTRLADRLASRREEKAAARRMAGNA from the coding sequence ATGAGCGAACCCAATCCGTATCCCGCTGTGCCATTCGGCGACTGGGACGGCAGCCCGGCAGCTGCGCGAGCAATGCAGCAGACGCTGGCCTCGCAGGTACGACTGCAGGATGACTTTCCGCCGTTGCGCTTGATTGCCGGGGTGGATGTCGGCTTCGAAGAAGGCGGAAGCATCACCCGAGCAGCAGCTGTGCTGCTGGATGCCGATACGCTCGAGCTGGTCGGCAGCAGCCTGGCGCGAATCCCCACGAATATGCCGTATATCCCTGGTCTGCTGTCATTTCGCGAGCTGCCGGCAGTCCTCCAGGCGCTCGCCGAGCTGCCAGCGGTCCCCGATCTGATCTTTTCCGACGGCCACGGTATCGCCCACCCGCGGCGCCTGGGAATCGCCGCACATCTCGGTGTGGTAACTGGCCTGCCCACCATTGGCGTGGCGAAGAAGCTGCTCACCGGCGAGCATGATGAGCTTGACCTGATGCGCGGTGCGCAGGTCGAGTTGCGCGACAAGAAGACTGGCGAAATGATCGGCTACGTGTTGCGCAGCAAGGACAAGGTGCGGCCGCTGATCATCTCGCCTGGCAACCGCGTCAGCATCGCCACGGCGCCGGAGCTGGTAAAGCGCTACCTGACGCGCTACCGCCTGCCCGAGCCGACTCGTCTGGCCGATCGGCTGGCCTCGCGGCGGGAGGAAAAGGCCGCTGCACGCCGCATGGCCGGCAACGCCTAG
- the ampD gene encoding 1,6-anhydro-N-acetylmuramyl-L-alanine amidase AmpD has protein sequence MHLDCATGWCHGVRHCPSPNFNQRPAGEISLLVIHNISLPPGQFGTGKVQQFFQNALQRCEHPFFEEIAELQVSAHFLIERDGAITQFVSCLDRAWHAGVSCFDGRDGCNDFSIGIELEGTDDQPFSEAQYQALIELCRVLQGAYPAITPERVCGHSDIAPGRKTDPGPAFDWQRLRTATITC, from the coding sequence ATGCATCTGGATTGCGCCACCGGCTGGTGTCATGGCGTCCGCCACTGCCCGTCGCCGAACTTCAACCAGCGTCCGGCCGGCGAGATATCCCTGCTGGTGATTCACAACATCAGCCTGCCGCCGGGGCAGTTTGGTACCGGCAAGGTTCAGCAGTTCTTCCAGAATGCACTGCAGCGCTGCGAGCATCCGTTCTTCGAAGAAATCGCCGAACTGCAAGTCTCGGCGCATTTTCTCATCGAGCGTGATGGCGCGATCACTCAGTTCGTCTCCTGTCTGGACCGTGCTTGGCATGCCGGTGTGTCCTGTTTCGATGGCCGTGACGGCTGCAATGATTTCTCAATTGGCATCGAGCTGGAGGGGACTGATGACCAACCCTTCAGCGAGGCGCAGTATCAGGCGCTGATCGAGCTTTGCCGGGTTCTTCAGGGCGCCTATCCGGCCATCACCCCCGAGCGGGTTTGCGGTCACAGCGATATCGCCCCCGGGCGCAAGACCGACCCCGGCCCGGCATTCGACTGGCAGCGGTTGCGCACGGCTACCATTACCTGCTGA
- the ampE gene encoding regulatory signaling modulator protein AmpE: MSFLVILLVLLVDKFSDWRPRLQNDGPWLTRLRQAETSPSLQRAPWLVLLLLVLLPVALLGLLLAALEPLAYGWLSLPLHLLVLLYSLGRGHAKSELGTFRDAWRRGDQEAAALAAERDIGLQEQDPPSLLQAVQTRLLWKSYEGFFAVIFWYLLLGPMAALAYRLLALCAEHAELEGLRERAEQLRHAFDWLPVRVLLGSFALVGNFVAVNRALLHELLSWDVSARRLLADAGPLAADLSPQIDGEAGIARLDGIAALLVRTRVFWYAVIAVLTLLA; encoded by the coding sequence ATGAGTTTTCTGGTAATCCTGCTCGTGCTGCTGGTGGACAAATTTTCCGACTGGCGACCACGCCTGCAGAACGATGGACCCTGGCTGACGCGACTGCGTCAGGCCGAAACCAGCCCCAGCCTGCAGCGGGCGCCCTGGCTTGTACTGCTTCTGCTGGTGCTGCTGCCGGTGGCGCTGCTCGGCCTGCTGCTGGCGGCGCTGGAGCCTCTGGCGTACGGCTGGCTAAGCCTGCCGCTGCATCTGCTGGTGCTGCTCTACAGCCTGGGCCGTGGGCATGCCAAGTCCGAGCTCGGTACCTTCCGCGATGCGTGGCGACGCGGTGATCAGGAGGCGGCGGCACTGGCCGCCGAGCGGGACATCGGCTTGCAGGAGCAGGATCCGCCCAGCCTGCTGCAGGCGGTGCAGACACGGCTGCTGTGGAAGAGCTACGAGGGTTTTTTCGCCGTCATCTTCTGGTACCTGCTGCTGGGGCCGATGGCGGCCTTGGCCTACCGGTTGCTGGCGCTGTGCGCCGAACATGCCGAGCTAGAAGGATTGCGCGAGCGCGCCGAGCAGCTGCGGCATGCTTTCGACTGGCTGCCGGTGCGGGTGCTGCTGGGCAGCTTCGCCCTGGTCGGCAACTTTGTCGCCGTCAACCGGGCATTGCTGCACGAGTTGCTCAGCTGGGATGTGTCTGCGCGGCGCCTGCTGGCTGATGCGGGCCCGCTGGCTGCCGACCTGTCGCCTCAAATCGATGGTGAGGCGGGCATCGCCCGGCTCGATGGAATAGCCGCATTGCTGGTGCGCACACGGGTCTTCTGGTACGCGGTGATTGCGGTCCTGACCCTCCTCGCCTGA